A genome region from Baekduia alba includes the following:
- a CDS encoding dihydrodipicolinate synthase family protein, translating to MPSSYRPTGLLVPIVTPFAADGAVDLDALERLGAEVLDAGATGLIALSTTGEPSSLDAAERDATVAACARVCADRGADLVVGAGTDDTRTTIERHAALADVPGVRASLAVVPYYVRPSEAGIVRHFQAVAERSPVPLITYNVPYRTGRGLGAAALLELAATDNVAGLKQAVGALDADTLAVLAGQPDGFAVLGGDDAFLFPTMLMGGKGAIAACSHVATERFVAMLAAGAAGDVAAGRPHAEALLPLVQALVAEPSPAVIKALLHAEGRIATPDVRSPQVNAAPASLARAQAVLDAVAQGG from the coding sequence ATGCCCTCCTCCTATCGTCCCACGGGCCTGCTCGTCCCCATCGTCACGCCGTTCGCGGCCGACGGTGCCGTCGACCTCGACGCGCTGGAGCGGCTGGGCGCCGAGGTGCTCGACGCTGGCGCGACCGGGCTCATCGCGCTCTCGACGACCGGCGAGCCGTCCTCGCTGGACGCCGCCGAGCGCGACGCGACGGTCGCCGCCTGCGCGCGCGTGTGCGCCGACCGCGGCGCGGACCTCGTCGTCGGTGCGGGCACCGACGACACGCGCACCACGATCGAGCGCCACGCGGCGCTCGCCGACGTCCCGGGCGTCCGTGCCTCGCTGGCCGTCGTCCCGTACTACGTGCGCCCGTCCGAGGCCGGGATCGTCCGGCACTTCCAGGCCGTGGCCGAGCGCTCCCCCGTGCCGCTCATCACCTACAACGTGCCGTATCGCACCGGGCGCGGGCTCGGCGCGGCCGCGCTGCTCGAGCTGGCCGCGACCGACAACGTCGCCGGCCTCAAGCAGGCGGTCGGCGCGCTCGACGCCGACACGCTCGCGGTGCTCGCCGGCCAGCCGGACGGCTTCGCGGTCCTCGGCGGCGACGACGCGTTCCTGTTCCCGACCATGCTGATGGGCGGCAAGGGCGCGATCGCCGCTTGCAGCCACGTCGCGACCGAGCGCTTCGTCGCGATGCTCGCCGCGGGCGCGGCCGGCGACGTGGCGGCCGGGCGCCCGCATGCCGAGGCGCTGCTGCCGCTCGTCCAGGCGCTGGTCGCCGAGCCCAGCCCGGCGGTCATCAAGGCGCTGCTGCACGCCGAGGGGCGCATCGCGACCCCGGACGTCCGCTCGCCGCAGGTCAATGCGGCGCCCGCCTCGCTGGCGCGCGCCCAGGCCGTGCTGGACGCCGTCGCGCAGGGCGGCTGA
- a CDS encoding hydroxymethylglutaryl-CoA reductase, which yields MRTPVPRDRENDYTRDAATLRRDFLAEHSGAPLEHVGHYSLDPSSLPGNIEHFTGVAQVPIGVAGPLLVNGEHAQGEFYVPLATAEGTLVASYNRGMKLLHEAGGVTTTITEDHMQRAPSFIFPSAREARAFGAWLVERFDDIKAVAESTTRSGRLKDIEQYSASRIIYTRFNYTTGDAAGQNLTGKATQAACNWIVAEYPGIEQYFLESNFATDKKTSQVNMLHTRGKRVVAEATIPDALLRSVMKSSSELMFRARQVSNLGGFMSGVNNNGAHSANGITAMFIATGQDVANVAESSSAFVHAELRPNGDYYYSITIPSLIVATYGGGTGLATQRECLELLGCYGDGKVRKLAEIVAATVLCGELSLGSAIVAEEWVTAHDAYGRNRP from the coding sequence ATGCGGACCCCTGTCCCGCGCGACCGCGAGAACGACTACACCCGCGACGCCGCCACGCTGCGCCGGGACTTCCTGGCCGAGCACAGCGGCGCGCCGCTGGAGCACGTCGGGCACTACTCGCTGGACCCGTCGTCGCTGCCGGGCAACATCGAGCACTTCACCGGCGTCGCGCAGGTGCCGATCGGGGTCGCCGGGCCGCTGCTCGTCAACGGCGAGCACGCCCAGGGCGAGTTCTACGTCCCGCTGGCGACGGCCGAGGGCACGCTGGTCGCCTCCTACAACCGCGGCATGAAGCTGCTGCACGAGGCCGGTGGCGTCACGACGACGATCACCGAGGACCACATGCAGCGCGCGCCGTCGTTCATCTTCCCCAGCGCGCGCGAGGCGCGGGCGTTCGGGGCGTGGCTGGTCGAGCGCTTCGACGACATCAAGGCGGTCGCGGAGTCGACGACGAGGTCCGGCCGGTTGAAGGACATCGAGCAGTACTCGGCGTCGCGGATCATCTACACGCGGTTCAACTACACGACGGGCGACGCGGCCGGCCAGAACCTCACCGGCAAGGCGACGCAGGCGGCGTGCAACTGGATCGTGGCGGAGTACCCCGGGATCGAGCAGTACTTCCTGGAGTCGAACTTCGCGACCGACAAGAAGACCTCGCAGGTGAACATGCTGCACACGCGCGGCAAGCGCGTGGTGGCCGAGGCGACGATCCCCGACGCGCTGCTGCGGTCGGTGATGAAGTCCTCGTCGGAGCTGATGTTCCGCGCGCGCCAGGTCTCCAACCTCGGCGGCTTCATGTCGGGCGTCAACAACAACGGCGCGCACTCGGCCAACGGCATCACGGCGATGTTCATCGCCACCGGCCAGGACGTCGCCAACGTGGCGGAGTCCAGCTCGGCGTTCGTCCACGCCGAGCTGCGGCCCAACGGCGACTACTACTACTCGATCACGATCCCGTCGCTGATCGTCGCGACCTACGGTGGCGGCACCGGGCTGGCGACCCAGCGCGAGTGCCTGGAGCTGCTCGGGTGCTACGGGGACGGCAAGGTCCGCAAGCTCGCCGAGATCGTGGCGGCGACCGTGCTGTGCGGCGAGCTGTCGCTCGGCTCGGCGATCGTGGCCGAGGAGTGGGTCACGGCCCACGACGCCTACGGCCGCAACCGGCCTTAG
- a CDS encoding TetR/AcrR family transcriptional regulator, whose amino-acid sequence MPTATALSALTRPVVLRDGSAAVPSAWPAVARSRLLAAMAQCASVNGFLDVTVDDVIIGARASRRTFYEHFANREECLLATYDAVRDDTMRIVIEAGPALEPALAALLRYFAAWPAHARVLCVDILAAGPAGLARHEKTMGLLAAEVVRYQEPDDFRAPGALRSDDVAHAVLGAVHRIIQRRLIDGRHASLPRLAPAICTLLAAERRGTAAAS is encoded by the coding sequence GTGCCCACCGCCACCGCGCTCTCCGCGCTGACCCGCCCGGTCGTCCTCCGCGACGGCAGCGCCGCAGTGCCCAGCGCCTGGCCCGCCGTCGCCCGGAGCCGGCTGCTCGCCGCGATGGCGCAGTGCGCCTCGGTCAACGGCTTCCTCGACGTCACCGTCGACGACGTGATCATCGGCGCGCGAGCGTCGCGGCGCACGTTCTACGAGCACTTCGCCAACCGCGAGGAGTGCCTGCTCGCCACCTACGACGCGGTCCGCGACGACACGATGCGGATCGTCATCGAGGCCGGCCCGGCCCTCGAGCCTGCCCTCGCCGCCCTGCTGCGCTACTTCGCCGCCTGGCCCGCCCACGCGCGCGTCCTGTGCGTCGACATCCTCGCCGCCGGGCCTGCCGGCCTGGCGCGCCACGAGAAGACCATGGGGCTGCTCGCGGCCGAGGTCGTGCGGTACCAGGAGCCGGACGACTTCCGCGCGCCGGGCGCGCTGCGCTCCGACGACGTGGCCCACGCCGTGCTCGGCGCGGTCCACCGGATCATCCAGCGGCGGCTGATCGACGGGCGGCACGCGTCGCTCCCGCGGCTCGCGCCCGCCATCTGCACGCTGCTCGCTGCCGAGCGCCGCGGGACGGCGGCCGCCTCCTGA
- a CDS encoding TetR/AcrR family transcriptional regulator, producing the protein MEQRTSHNRAPHQLPAGRHGLPRAFVVSNQRERILDAVLQAASRSGYAAMRIEDVIAIAGVSRRTFYDHFANKEEAFLAAYELVLDQLLSGVTSAFATGETWTSRVRRGLAAFLNLLAAEPVLAQVCVVEALAAGPRALARRSAAMEAFQVLLQPPPDDAMVNSIAPPVAIEAIVGGIYEVIYSRVTSHRTAELPTLLPSLLHSALLPFVGPEIADAEYQRVTRTAVARAVPSP; encoded by the coding sequence GTGGAGCAGAGAACGTCCCACAACCGTGCACCGCACCAACTTCCGGCGGGTCGGCACGGGCTCCCGCGGGCGTTCGTCGTCTCCAACCAGCGCGAGCGGATCCTCGACGCGGTGCTCCAGGCGGCCAGCCGCTCGGGGTACGCGGCCATGCGGATCGAGGACGTCATCGCGATCGCCGGCGTCTCGCGCCGGACGTTCTACGACCACTTCGCCAACAAGGAGGAGGCGTTCCTCGCCGCCTACGAGCTGGTCCTGGACCAGCTCCTGAGTGGTGTGACCTCCGCGTTCGCCACCGGAGAGACGTGGACGTCGCGCGTCCGCCGCGGCCTCGCCGCGTTCCTCAACCTGCTGGCCGCCGAGCCCGTGCTCGCCCAGGTCTGCGTCGTGGAGGCGCTGGCCGCGGGTCCGCGCGCGCTGGCGCGGCGCTCCGCGGCGATGGAGGCCTTCCAGGTGCTCCTGCAACCACCTCCGGACGACGCGATGGTCAACTCGATCGCCCCACCGGTCGCGATCGAGGCGATCGTCGGCGGCATCTACGAGGTGATCTACTCGCGCGTGACCTCCCACCGCACGGCCGAGCTCCCGACGCTCCTGCCGTCGCTCCTGCACAGCGCGCTCCTGCCCTTCGTCGGACCCGAGATCGCCGATGCCGAGTACCAGCGCGTCACGCGCACGGCAGTCGCGCGGGCGGTCCCCTCGCCCTGA
- a CDS encoding MlaD family protein, translating to MSIAANPILIGGVTVLMVIVAVFLSYNANHGLPFVPTYKVNVVIPNADGLIAGNEVRIGGNRVGIVRKIDAFARDDGSTGATLELALDASNEHLPVDSTIRVRPKSSLGLKYVQITRGTAGREIPSGGRITVAANAQTGVNIDQFFNMFDEPTREGSAGNLIEYGTGFAGRGADLNTAVRNLQPLVDHLEPGAANLLAARTRFDALFPALEQAASEVAPVAETNGRLFGDLNTTFGALADNAQALEDTIAGGPHALDVATRELPAQAGFEADSTELFHRLRKPFQQLASASTYLAPAFKAGTPALKISPELNARVVQTLNALDTFVSDPVVLPALQRLTETANLLNPIIAFATPTQTTCNYLSLFFRNLGSALSESDTVGTFLRADPVVAGQQPDSEAGPAAVPAHGPPDVATTTIRDQFLHANPYPNTAAPGQTHECEAGNEDYIARQQVIGNVPGNQGTKVEQTKPEPAR from the coding sequence ATGTCGATCGCCGCGAACCCGATCCTCATCGGCGGCGTCACCGTCCTGATGGTCATCGTCGCGGTGTTCCTGTCCTACAACGCGAACCACGGCCTGCCGTTCGTCCCGACCTACAAGGTCAACGTCGTGATCCCCAACGCCGACGGGCTGATCGCCGGCAACGAGGTGCGGATCGGCGGCAACCGCGTCGGCATCGTGCGCAAGATCGACGCGTTCGCGCGCGACGACGGCTCGACCGGCGCCACGCTGGAGCTGGCGCTCGACGCCAGCAACGAGCACCTGCCGGTCGACAGCACGATCCGGGTCCGGCCGAAGTCCTCGCTGGGCCTCAAGTACGTGCAGATCACGCGCGGCACGGCCGGACGCGAGATCCCGAGCGGCGGGCGGATCACCGTGGCGGCGAACGCCCAGACCGGCGTCAACATCGACCAGTTCTTCAACATGTTCGACGAGCCGACGCGCGAGGGCTCGGCCGGCAACCTGATCGAGTACGGCACCGGCTTCGCGGGGCGTGGCGCCGACCTCAACACCGCGGTGCGCAACCTCCAGCCGCTGGTCGACCACCTCGAGCCCGGGGCGGCGAACCTGCTCGCGGCGCGGACGAGGTTCGACGCGCTGTTCCCGGCGCTCGAGCAGGCGGCCAGCGAGGTCGCGCCGGTCGCCGAGACCAACGGTCGGCTCTTCGGCGACCTCAACACCACCTTCGGCGCGCTGGCCGACAACGCCCAGGCGCTGGAGGACACGATCGCCGGCGGCCCGCACGCGCTCGACGTCGCCACGCGCGAGCTGCCGGCGCAGGCCGGCTTCGAGGCGGACAGCACCGAGCTGTTCCACCGCCTGCGCAAGCCGTTCCAGCAGCTCGCGTCGGCATCGACGTACCTGGCGCCCGCGTTCAAGGCGGGCACGCCCGCGTTGAAGATCTCGCCGGAGCTCAACGCCCGCGTGGTCCAGACCCTGAACGCGCTCGACACGTTCGTGTCCGACCCGGTCGTGCTGCCGGCGCTGCAGCGCCTCACCGAGACCGCGAACCTCTTGAACCCGATCATCGCGTTCGCGACGCCGACGCAGACGACGTGCAACTACTTGTCGCTCTTCTTCCGCAACCTCGGCAGCGCGCTGTCGGAGAGCGACACGGTCGGCACGTTCCTGCGCGCGGATCCCGTCGTCGCCGGCCAGCAGCCCGACAGCGAGGCCGGCCCCGCCGCGGTCCCGGCGCACGGTCCGCCCGACGTGGCGACCACCACGATCCGGGACCAGTTCCTGCACGCCAACCCGTACCCGAACACCGCCGCGCCGGGCCAGACCCACGAGTGCGAGGCGGGCAACGAGGACTACATCGCGCGCCAGCAGGTGATCGGGAACGTGCCCGGCAACCAGGGCACGAAGGTCGAGCAGACCAAGCCGGAGCCGGCCCGATGA
- a CDS encoding TetR/AcrR family transcriptional regulator produces the protein MPEQPRKKRQREPYQLPAGRHGLSRQFVVANQRQRILAAVADVCSAAGYVAMSVEDIVVTSGVSRRTFYDNFRGKEDVYLAAYDEVTQQLLRHVYESYEAADGLVAKIRDSLGAFLSFIAEEPAFADMCIVEVMAAGSIAIERRNQTMAAFATMIEKAAADELPKAKLPPALTAETLVGGIYEVVYSRVLQGRGDELPALLPDLLFSVLLPYVGQETATSLLKNERRRSKPKAKASSKPADE, from the coding sequence TTGCCTGAACAGCCCCGGAAGAAGCGTCAGCGCGAGCCGTACCAGCTACCGGCAGGCCGCCATGGCCTGTCGAGGCAGTTCGTCGTCGCCAACCAGCGCCAGCGCATCCTGGCCGCGGTCGCCGACGTCTGCAGCGCCGCCGGCTACGTCGCGATGAGCGTCGAGGACATCGTCGTCACCTCCGGTGTCTCCCGCCGGACGTTCTACGACAACTTCCGGGGCAAGGAAGACGTCTACCTCGCCGCCTACGACGAGGTCACCCAGCAGCTGCTGCGCCACGTCTACGAGTCCTACGAGGCGGCGGACGGCCTGGTCGCCAAGATCCGCGACAGCCTCGGCGCGTTCCTCTCGTTCATCGCCGAGGAGCCCGCCTTCGCCGACATGTGCATCGTCGAGGTCATGGCCGCCGGCTCGATCGCGATCGAGCGGCGCAACCAGACGATGGCGGCCTTCGCGACGATGATCGAGAAGGCGGCCGCCGACGAGCTGCCCAAGGCCAAGCTCCCGCCGGCGCTGACGGCCGAGACGCTGGTCGGCGGCATCTACGAGGTCGTCTACTCGCGCGTCCTCCAGGGTCGTGGCGACGAGCTTCCGGCGCTGCTGCCCGACCTGCTGTTCTCGGTGCTCCTGCCCTACGTGGGCCAGGAGACCGCCACCTCCCTGCTCAAGAACGAGCGCAGGCGCTCCAAGCCCAAGGCCAAGGCCAGCAGCAAGCCGGCCGACGAGTAG
- a CDS encoding RNA polymerase sigma factor yields MLRCRPDSPAGFAITSESLDALWRSHAPGMAVYVARKTLDAGSAADLTAEVFARAYTNRRQFRGCSREEAIGWLYGIARHEVSHFVRRHRAEARAVARLGIQRPPLSDDELGRLEDLAGISELRRRVATHLHGLSHEQQEALRLRVLDELSYEQMAEHLGIDEQAVRARVSRGIRALAERLAPDAREIRELL; encoded by the coding sequence GTGCTGCGGTGCCGTCCCGATTCCCCTGCTGGCTTCGCGATCACGAGCGAGTCCCTGGACGCGCTCTGGCGCTCGCACGCGCCCGGCATGGCCGTCTACGTCGCGCGCAAGACGCTCGACGCCGGCAGCGCCGCCGACCTGACCGCCGAGGTCTTCGCACGGGCCTACACCAATCGCCGCCAGTTCCGCGGGTGCTCGCGCGAGGAGGCGATCGGCTGGCTGTACGGCATCGCGCGCCACGAGGTCAGCCACTTCGTGCGGCGCCACCGCGCCGAGGCGCGGGCCGTGGCCCGGCTCGGCATCCAGCGGCCCCCGCTCTCCGACGACGAGCTCGGCCGGCTCGAGGACCTGGCGGGGATCTCGGAGCTGCGCAGGCGCGTCGCGACCCACCTGCACGGCCTGTCGCACGAGCAGCAGGAGGCCCTGCGCCTGCGTGTCCTCGACGAGCTGAGCTACGAGCAGATGGCCGAGCACCTCGGGATCGACGAGCAGGCCGTGCGCGCCCGCGTCTCGCGCGGGATCCGCGCGCTCGCCGAGCGTCTGGCGCCCGACGCGCGCGAGATCCGGGAGCTGCTCTGA
- a CDS encoding MlaD family protein: MSLRRRLGLSLIGIIVFALVGAALGAGGSSDGGGYRVRAVFDNASFVISGEDVKIAGVNVGKIDSLDVDAHHRAVVVLRIDDPAFVPFRKDATCHIGLQSLIGEQYVECTPTQPRGGDRAPAPELPKVPDDQPGAGQHLLPVSQTSSPVGQDLLNDIMRVPERQRLPLIINELGTGLSGNGEALQAALRRASPALQQADKLVAVLASQNETLGKLVDDSDAVLGPLAEHRKDLAGFVKNAGESGAATARQGDALEQSFAKFPAFLRELGPAADRLGALADQTTPTIKALSSQATSVNAAIERLGPLSTQATGALKTLGKVADQGRTTFPRAERVVQQFADLGIPIEPLAQNLGALSTSFDKTGGIESLMRFIYFYTGAVNGEDASGHYTRAGLSFGDCVTRTPDFDPASICASKFIDEATTEASAARAKTSSTLLGYLLDGGK, encoded by the coding sequence ATGAGCCTGCGCCGCCGGCTGGGCCTGAGCCTGATCGGGATCATCGTGTTCGCGTTGGTCGGCGCGGCGCTGGGCGCCGGCGGGTCGTCCGACGGCGGCGGCTACCGCGTGCGCGCGGTGTTCGACAACGCGAGCTTCGTCATCTCGGGCGAGGACGTGAAGATCGCCGGCGTCAACGTGGGCAAGATCGACTCGCTCGACGTCGATGCGCACCACCGCGCGGTCGTGGTGCTGAGGATCGACGACCCGGCGTTCGTCCCGTTCCGCAAGGACGCGACCTGCCACATCGGCTTGCAGTCGCTGATCGGCGAGCAGTACGTGGAGTGCACGCCCACGCAGCCGCGCGGCGGTGACCGGGCGCCGGCGCCCGAGCTGCCCAAGGTGCCGGACGATCAACCGGGCGCGGGCCAGCACCTGCTGCCGGTGTCGCAGACCTCGTCGCCGGTCGGCCAGGACCTGTTGAACGACATCATGCGCGTGCCCGAGCGCCAGCGGCTGCCGTTGATCATCAACGAGCTCGGCACGGGCCTGTCGGGCAACGGCGAGGCGCTGCAGGCGGCGCTGCGCCGCGCGAGCCCAGCCCTGCAGCAGGCCGACAAGCTCGTCGCGGTCCTCGCGAGCCAGAACGAGACGTTGGGCAAGCTGGTCGACGACTCCGACGCCGTGCTCGGCCCGCTGGCCGAGCACCGCAAGGACCTGGCCGGGTTCGTCAAGAACGCGGGCGAGTCGGGCGCCGCGACCGCGCGCCAGGGCGACGCCCTGGAGCAGAGCTTCGCGAAGTTCCCCGCCTTCCTGCGCGAGCTCGGTCCCGCGGCCGATCGCCTCGGTGCGCTCGCCGACCAGACGACGCCGACGATCAAGGCGCTGTCCTCGCAGGCGACCTCGGTCAACGCGGCGATCGAGCGGCTCGGGCCGCTCAGCACGCAGGCCACCGGCGCGCTGAAGACGCTCGGCAAGGTCGCCGACCAGGGCCGCACGACGTTCCCACGCGCGGAGAGGGTCGTGCAGCAGTTCGCCGACCTCGGCATCCCGATCGAGCCACTGGCCCAGAACCTCGGCGCGCTCTCGACGAGCTTCGACAAGACCGGCGGCATCGAGTCGCTGATGCGGTTCATCTACTTCTACACGGGCGCCGTCAACGGCGAGGACGCCTCCGGCCACTACACCCGCGCGGGCCTGTCGTTCGGCGACTGCGTGACGCGCACGCCCGACTTCGACCCGGCGAGCATCTGCGCTTCGAAGTTCATCGACGAGGCGACCACCGAGGCCTCGGCCGCCCGCGCCAAGACGTCGTCCACGCTCCTCGGCTACCTGCTGGACGGCGGCAAGTGA
- a CDS encoding QsdR family transcriptional regulator, with product MSSATTTTNTPLRRQLAGEEVGRRPAALDAFLLARRKFLAGERVDMTSLAAELGVNRVTLYRWVGSREQLLVEVVWSLARRTLDDLVAADRGGPGRQVRILMAFLEATLAHPGMQRWLSEEGESAMRLLTRHDTDFQPRLIAAVEELIDPADPDRREVAYALVRVIESYTYLDLITGERPEAGRAEPIFRRLLQTQRL from the coding sequence ATGTCGTCCGCGACCACCACCACGAACACGCCGCTGCGCCGCCAGCTCGCCGGCGAGGAGGTCGGGCGCCGGCCCGCGGCGCTGGACGCGTTCCTGCTCGCCCGCCGCAAGTTCCTGGCCGGCGAGCGCGTCGACATGACGTCGCTGGCCGCCGAGCTGGGCGTCAACCGCGTCACGCTGTACCGCTGGGTCGGCTCGCGCGAGCAGCTGCTGGTCGAGGTCGTGTGGTCGCTGGCCCGCCGCACGCTCGACGACCTCGTCGCGGCCGACCGCGGCGGGCCGGGACGGCAGGTCCGGATCCTGATGGCCTTCCTCGAGGCGACGCTCGCCCACCCCGGCATGCAGCGTTGGCTGAGCGAGGAGGGCGAGTCGGCGATGCGCTTGCTCACCCGCCACGACACGGACTTCCAGCCGCGGCTGATCGCGGCGGTCGAGGAGCTCATCGACCCCGCCGACCCGGATCGCCGCGAGGTCGCCTACGCGCTCGTCCGCGTGATCGAGTCCTACACCTACCTCGACCTCATCACGGGCGAGCGCCCCGAGGCGGGGCGGGCGGAGCCGATCTTCCGCCGTCTGCTACAAACGCAGCGTTTGTAG
- a CDS encoding nitroreductase family deazaflavin-dependent oxidoreductase, whose translation MARAKGMYGRLTSAARPPKPGSAGFKAWSAVTAINTWAYRVSGGRLGGSFDRAPVLLLHHVGRRSGEERVAPLLYLPDGDDLVVVASYGGAPKHPAWLHNLRATPDTVVEVGRRRRPVTAREATPQERERLWPALLELYPAYGDYQRRTTREIPLVVLRDR comes from the coding sequence ATGGCGCGCGCGAAGGGCATGTACGGCAGGTTGACCTCCGCGGCCCGGCCGCCCAAGCCGGGCTCCGCGGGATTCAAGGCGTGGAGCGCGGTGACGGCCATCAACACGTGGGCCTACCGCGTCAGCGGCGGGCGGCTCGGCGGCTCGTTCGACCGCGCACCGGTCCTGCTCCTGCACCACGTCGGGCGCAGGAGCGGTGAGGAGCGCGTCGCGCCGCTGCTCTACCTGCCCGACGGCGACGACCTCGTCGTCGTCGCCTCCTATGGCGGCGCGCCCAAGCATCCGGCCTGGCTGCACAACCTGCGCGCGACGCCGGACACGGTCGTCGAGGTCGGGCGCCGGCGCCGCCCGGTCACCGCGCGCGAGGCCACGCCCCAGGAGCGCGAGCGCCTCTGGCCCGCGCTGCTGGAGCTCTACCCCGCCTACGGCGACTACCAGCGCCGCACCACGCGCGAGATCCCGCTGGTGGTTCTGCGCGATCGCTAG
- a CDS encoding MlaD family protein, with product MLALAALLLVAAVLAWVLLRSDAHQYRLVFSNASQLVKGDVVRIGGSPAGTVKSVDLSADDQAQVDIEVKDDYGPLHEGTTATIRAEGLTGVASRYIDVSPASETRPTLDDGALIRGDKTTSLVEIDQLFDTLDPKTRDGLAGLIKGSADWYDGKESAANASAQQIPKALAELDAVADEITSDSGIFEQFLVQTGDALGAVADHRDQLTSLVSNTRQTSAALASDTQSLSTALVNVPDALQSGSDAFVALRPALTDLRKLTDATEANTKNLEPFLKDLTPVLQEATPTIGQLRRMFAQPGAHNDLLDALKELPALGKLSDKAFPSGEKALKQSSPIFSFARPYVPDLVSWVRGYAGAGATYDANGHYIKTVPVFNAFTFTDDANGGKLTPRPAGERGTNPALTNGNLRRCPGASTPAAADRSNGFVDPGDLANVDCDPSESVRPTG from the coding sequence ATGCTCGCCCTCGCCGCCCTGCTGCTCGTCGCAGCGGTGCTGGCGTGGGTCCTGCTGCGCAGCGACGCCCACCAGTACCGGCTCGTGTTCTCGAACGCGAGCCAGCTGGTCAAGGGCGACGTCGTGCGCATCGGCGGCTCGCCGGCCGGGACCGTGAAGTCGGTCGACCTGAGCGCCGACGACCAGGCCCAGGTCGACATCGAGGTCAAGGACGACTACGGCCCGCTGCACGAAGGGACCACCGCGACGATCCGGGCCGAGGGCCTGACCGGCGTGGCGTCGCGCTACATCGACGTCAGCCCGGCGTCGGAGACGCGGCCGACGCTGGACGACGGCGCCCTCATCCGCGGCGACAAGACCACGTCGCTCGTCGAGATCGACCAGCTCTTCGACACGCTCGACCCCAAGACGCGCGACGGGTTGGCCGGCCTCATCAAGGGCTCGGCCGACTGGTACGACGGCAAGGAGTCGGCGGCCAACGCGTCGGCCCAGCAGATCCCCAAGGCGCTGGCCGAGCTCGACGCGGTCGCCGACGAGATCACCTCCGACAGCGGGATCTTCGAGCAGTTCCTGGTCCAGACCGGCGACGCGCTGGGCGCGGTCGCCGACCATCGCGACCAGCTGACGTCGCTGGTGTCCAACACGCGCCAGACCTCCGCCGCGCTGGCGTCCGACACGCAGTCGCTCTCGACCGCGCTGGTGAACGTGCCCGACGCGCTGCAGAGCGGCAGCGACGCATTCGTCGCGCTGCGCCCGGCGCTGACGGACCTGCGCAAGCTGACCGACGCGACCGAGGCCAACACCAAGAACCTGGAGCCGTTCCTGAAGGACTTGACGCCGGTCCTCCAGGAGGCGACGCCCACCATCGGGCAGCTGCGCAGGATGTTCGCGCAGCCGGGCGCCCACAACGACCTGCTCGACGCGCTGAAGGAGCTGCCCGCGCTCGGGAAGCTGAGCGACAAGGCGTTCCCGTCCGGCGAGAAGGCGCTGAAGCAGTCGTCGCCGATCTTCTCCTTCGCGCGGCCGTACGTGCCCGACCTCGTGTCCTGGGTCCGCGGCTACGCGGGCGCAGGCGCGACGTACGACGCCAACGGCCACTACATCAAGACCGTCCCGGTGTTCAACGCGTTCACCTTCACCGACGACGCCAACGGCGGCAAGCTCACGCCGCGGCCGGCCGGCGAGCGCGGCACCAACCCGGCGTTGACCAACGGCAACCTGCGGCGCTGCCCGGGCGCGTCGACGCCGGCGGCCGCCGACCGGTCCAACGGGTTCGTCGACCCGGGCGACCTGGCCAACGTCGACTGCGACCCGTCCGAGTCCGTGAGGCCGACCGGATGA